GATTTAATTTTTGGAAAAATATTGATTTGTATCAACTTTTCTGGGGGCTCCCCTCACCTCTAGAATGACTCGTCCCCAGCCCTAGGGCTGCTCCGGAAGGTCCGGCCCTGCGAGGGGGAGTTACCTGATGTTTATGGCGATGTTAAAGGTCCTTTGAGCCCTGGCGCTGTCACATGTCTTGGGGAATGTGTGCACCTCCAGCGCGAATGGCGCCTCGCCCGGCTTGGGGAGCACGTTGTACCTCAGGCTGGTCTGAAAGAGAATACATGGTTCTCTGTGTGTCTCCATCTGTCCATCTCCTCTATCTCCTTCCTTCTGCTCAGTTTCATTCTTTCCTttatctcttctctctctctcccacttcccCAACTCTCTCTGTcaactctctctcctcctcacaCCTCTTTCctattttctcctcctctcccccatctcttcctctcttttccttccctccctccccaatccaCCCCATCTTGCCATCTCCAATGGGAATGAGATGGGctcccctcagcagcagcagcctctcccTCTCCACTTGCCCCAGGGCCCCATACCTGCACGTAGACACATCCTTCTCCTGTCACCCCCATGCTGTAGTCCCCTGGCACCTCTGGCAGTGCCACACGCTGGAGCAGCAGACGGTTCTTGTGATCCACCTGGAACTGGGACTGGAAGTTCCCTGTGGATTGCAGGGTCACTGTGGATGCTCCTCCGCTCTTGGCATAGGTGGAGACTCCATATCGGGACAGTGCCTGGAGCGCCACCACTGTGTCCTGCCAgacaagagatgggcccaggTGCCCAAGGGGATGAATG
The genomic region above belongs to Chrysemys picta bellii isolate R12L10 unplaced genomic scaffold, ASM1138683v2 scaf6066, whole genome shotgun sequence and contains:
- the LOC135980684 gene encoding alpha-2-macroglobulin-like translates to MTSYVLLTYLTTQPAPSQDDLSLAAQIAKWISKQQNPNGGFSSTQDTVVALQALSRYGVSTYAKSGGASTVTLQSTGNFQSQFQVDHKNRLLLQRVALPEVPGDYSMGVTGEGCVYVQTSLRYNVLPKPGEAPFALEVHTFPKTCDSARAQRTFNIAINIR